Proteins from one Coturnix japonica isolate 7356 chromosome 5, Coturnix japonica 2.1, whole genome shotgun sequence genomic window:
- the UEVLD gene encoding ubiquitin-conjugating enzyme E2 variant 3 isoform X1, whose protein sequence is MAVSADALRKQLGKYKFRDLTVEEVTAVSRAHPNFAFSMNTYTFKDGSQKDLLNFSGTIPVKYGNSYNIPIRLWILDSHPFAPPICFLKPTANMGISVGKHVDAHGRIYLPYLQNWSHPKSTIIGLIKEMIAKFEEELPLYSLSSSDADRQSELLSYIARITEGETDIKSKSKIGGVRNGGCFNKVTVVGAGDLGIACVLAVVAKGVADKVVLLDLSEGAAKGGTMDLEIFALPNVEISKDFSASTDSKVVVLTVNSLGNAQTYLDVIQSNVDLFRGIIPAISHYSQNSVLLVASQPVEIMTYVSWKLSAFPKSRVIGVGGNLDTERFQYILTKLLQAEAVGKDAWIVGEQGEDKVPSWTSSKSVTNETETVAARNSREKVANRAVEVLKGKGQRSWSVGLSVADLTDSIMKDKRKVHSVSTLAKGFCNINSEVFLSLPCILGTSGVVETVALEEDPEVQEKLQSSAGSIHDLQQQLKL, encoded by the exons ATGCGCTGCGGAAGCAGCTGGGAAAG TACAAGTTCAGAGACCTGACCGTGGAGGAAGTGACGGCTGTCAGCAGGGCGCACCCCAACTTCGCCTTCTCCATGAACACTTACA ccTTTAAGGATGGATCCCAGAAAGACCTCCTGAATTTCAGCGGTACCATCCCAGTCAAATATG GTAATTCCTATAACATACCCATTCGTCTGTGGATTCTGGACTCTCATCCCTTTGCTCCTCCCATTTGCTTCCTGAAGCCGACTGCCAACATGGGAATTTCAGTGGGGAAGCATGTGGATGCTCACGGCAGGATTTATTTGCCCTATCTGCAGAACTGGAGCCAC CCTAAATCAACCATCATTGGATTAATCAAGGAAATGATTGCAAAATTTGAGGAGGAGCTGCCTTTGTATTCGCTGTCGTCTTCTGATGCTGACAGGCAATCAGAACTTCTCTCCTACATCGCAAGGATTACTGAAG GAGAGACTGACATAAAATCAAAGAGTAAAATTGGTGGAGTCAGAAACGGGGGCTGCTTTAACAAAGTTACTGTGGTTGGAGCTGGAGATCTTGGCATTGCATGTGTGCTAGCAGTTGTTGCAAAG GGTGTTGCTGACAAGGTGGTTCTTCTGGATCTTTCTGAAGGTGCAGCAAAAGGAGGAACCATGGATTTGGAGATCTTTGCTCTTCCAAACGTGGAGATCAGCAAAG atttttcagctTCAACTGATTCAAAAGTTGTGGTGCTTACAGTTAACTCTCTGGGTAATGCTCAGACGTACCTGGATGTCATACAAAGCAATGTGGATTTGTTCAGAGGAATTATCCCAGCAATATCACACTACAGTCAGAACTCTGTGCTGCTTGTTGCTTCTCAGCCAG TCGAAATAATGACATACGTGTCATGGAAGCTGAGTGCATTTCCCAAAAGCCGAGTTATTGGAGTCGGTGGCAATCTGGATACCGAGAGATTTCAGTACATACTCACAAAGCTTTTGCAAGCAGAGGCCGTGGGAAAAGACGCTTGGATTGTCGGTGAACAAGGGGAAGACAAAG TACCATCATGGACCAGCTCTAAGTCAGttacaaatgaaacagaaacagtggCTGCTCGTAACTCCAGGGAAAAGGTGGCTAACAG AGCTGTGGAAGTTCTCAAGGGAAAAGGTCAGAGATCCTGGTCTGTTGGGCTCTCAGTTGCTGATTTAACTGACAGTATCATGAAAGATAAGAGGAAGGTTCATTCTGTATCCACTCTGGCAAAG GGATTTTGCAATATAAACAGTGAAGTATTCTTAAGTCTTCCATGTATTCTTGGGACCAGTGGAGTGGTTGAAACGGTCGCACTGGAAGAAGATCCAGAGGTGCAAGAGAAACTGCAAAGCAGTGCAGGATCAATTCATgaccttcagcagcagctgaaactgTAA
- the UEVLD gene encoding ubiquitin-conjugating enzyme E2 variant 3 isoform X3: MAVSADALRKQLGKYKFRDLTVEEVTAVSRAHPNFAFSMNTYTFKDGSQKDLLNFSGTIPVKYGNSYNIPIRLWILDSHPFAPPICFLKPTANMGISVGKHVDAHGRIYLPYLQNWSHPKSTIIGLIKEMIAKFEEELPLYSLSSSDADRQSELLSYIARITEGETDIKSKSKIGGVRNGGCFNKVTVVGAGDLGIACVLAVVAKGVADKVVLLDLSEGAAKGGTMDLEIFALPNVEISKDFSASTDSKVVVLTVNSLGNAQTYLDVIQSNVDLFRGIIPAISHYSQNSVLLVASQPALSRTLFFLTVTKIKENSVL, from the exons ATGCGCTGCGGAAGCAGCTGGGAAAG TACAAGTTCAGAGACCTGACCGTGGAGGAAGTGACGGCTGTCAGCAGGGCGCACCCCAACTTCGCCTTCTCCATGAACACTTACA ccTTTAAGGATGGATCCCAGAAAGACCTCCTGAATTTCAGCGGTACCATCCCAGTCAAATATG GTAATTCCTATAACATACCCATTCGTCTGTGGATTCTGGACTCTCATCCCTTTGCTCCTCCCATTTGCTTCCTGAAGCCGACTGCCAACATGGGAATTTCAGTGGGGAAGCATGTGGATGCTCACGGCAGGATTTATTTGCCCTATCTGCAGAACTGGAGCCAC CCTAAATCAACCATCATTGGATTAATCAAGGAAATGATTGCAAAATTTGAGGAGGAGCTGCCTTTGTATTCGCTGTCGTCTTCTGATGCTGACAGGCAATCAGAACTTCTCTCCTACATCGCAAGGATTACTGAAG GAGAGACTGACATAAAATCAAAGAGTAAAATTGGTGGAGTCAGAAACGGGGGCTGCTTTAACAAAGTTACTGTGGTTGGAGCTGGAGATCTTGGCATTGCATGTGTGCTAGCAGTTGTTGCAAAG GGTGTTGCTGACAAGGTGGTTCTTCTGGATCTTTCTGAAGGTGCAGCAAAAGGAGGAACCATGGATTTGGAGATCTTTGCTCTTCCAAACGTGGAGATCAGCAAAG atttttcagctTCAACTGATTCAAAAGTTGTGGTGCTTACAGTTAACTCTCTGGGTAATGCTCAGACGTACCTGGATGTCATACAAAGCAATGTGGATTTGTTCAGAGGAATTATCCCAGCAATATCACACTACAGTCAGAACTCTGTGCTGCTTGTTGCTTCTCAGCCAG cactgagcaggacactgttttttttaactgttaccaagataaaagaaaatagtgtACTTTGA
- the UEVLD gene encoding ubiquitin-conjugating enzyme E2 variant 3 isoform X2, whose amino-acid sequence MNTYTFKDGSQKDLLNFSGTIPVKYGNSYNIPIRLWILDSHPFAPPICFLKPTANMGISVGKHVDAHGRIYLPYLQNWSHPKSTIIGLIKEMIAKFEEELPLYSLSSSDADRQSELLSYIARITEGETDIKSKSKIGGVRNGGCFNKVTVVGAGDLGIACVLAVVAKGVADKVVLLDLSEGAAKGGTMDLEIFALPNVEISKDFSASTDSKVVVLTVNSLGNAQTYLDVIQSNVDLFRGIIPAISHYSQNSVLLVASQPVEIMTYVSWKLSAFPKSRVIGVGGNLDTERFQYILTKLLQAEAVGKDAWIVGEQGEDKVPSWTSSKSVTNETETVAARNSREKVANRAVEVLKGKGQRSWSVGLSVADLTDSIMKDKRKVHSVSTLAKGFCNINSEVFLSLPCILGTSGVVETVALEEDPEVQEKLQSSAGSIHDLQQQLKL is encoded by the exons ATGAACACTTACA ccTTTAAGGATGGATCCCAGAAAGACCTCCTGAATTTCAGCGGTACCATCCCAGTCAAATATG GTAATTCCTATAACATACCCATTCGTCTGTGGATTCTGGACTCTCATCCCTTTGCTCCTCCCATTTGCTTCCTGAAGCCGACTGCCAACATGGGAATTTCAGTGGGGAAGCATGTGGATGCTCACGGCAGGATTTATTTGCCCTATCTGCAGAACTGGAGCCAC CCTAAATCAACCATCATTGGATTAATCAAGGAAATGATTGCAAAATTTGAGGAGGAGCTGCCTTTGTATTCGCTGTCGTCTTCTGATGCTGACAGGCAATCAGAACTTCTCTCCTACATCGCAAGGATTACTGAAG GAGAGACTGACATAAAATCAAAGAGTAAAATTGGTGGAGTCAGAAACGGGGGCTGCTTTAACAAAGTTACTGTGGTTGGAGCTGGAGATCTTGGCATTGCATGTGTGCTAGCAGTTGTTGCAAAG GGTGTTGCTGACAAGGTGGTTCTTCTGGATCTTTCTGAAGGTGCAGCAAAAGGAGGAACCATGGATTTGGAGATCTTTGCTCTTCCAAACGTGGAGATCAGCAAAG atttttcagctTCAACTGATTCAAAAGTTGTGGTGCTTACAGTTAACTCTCTGGGTAATGCTCAGACGTACCTGGATGTCATACAAAGCAATGTGGATTTGTTCAGAGGAATTATCCCAGCAATATCACACTACAGTCAGAACTCTGTGCTGCTTGTTGCTTCTCAGCCAG TCGAAATAATGACATACGTGTCATGGAAGCTGAGTGCATTTCCCAAAAGCCGAGTTATTGGAGTCGGTGGCAATCTGGATACCGAGAGATTTCAGTACATACTCACAAAGCTTTTGCAAGCAGAGGCCGTGGGAAAAGACGCTTGGATTGTCGGTGAACAAGGGGAAGACAAAG TACCATCATGGACCAGCTCTAAGTCAGttacaaatgaaacagaaacagtggCTGCTCGTAACTCCAGGGAAAAGGTGGCTAACAG AGCTGTGGAAGTTCTCAAGGGAAAAGGTCAGAGATCCTGGTCTGTTGGGCTCTCAGTTGCTGATTTAACTGACAGTATCATGAAAGATAAGAGGAAGGTTCATTCTGTATCCACTCTGGCAAAG GGATTTTGCAATATAAACAGTGAAGTATTCTTAAGTCTTCCATGTATTCTTGGGACCAGTGGAGTGGTTGAAACGGTCGCACTGGAAGAAGATCCAGAGGTGCAAGAGAAACTGCAAAGCAGTGCAGGATCAATTCATgaccttcagcagcagctgaaactgTAA
- the TSG101 gene encoding tumor susceptibility gene 101 protein isoform X2, whose translation MAFSESQLKKMLAKYKYRDLTIQETNSVISQYKDLKPVMDSYVFNDGSSRELMSLSGTIPVPYRGNIYNIPICLWLLDTYPFNPPICFVKPTSSMTIKTGKHVDANGKIYLPYLHEWKYPQSDLLELIQVMIVVFAEEPPVFSRPTASASYPPYQATGPPTTSYVPGMPGISPYPQGSTANPSFPSYPYPAGVPFPPTTNVPYYPSQPPVTTAGPSRDGTISEDTIRASLISAVSDKLRWRMKEEMDRAQAELNALKRTEEDLKKGHQKLEEMVTRLDQEVAEVDKNIELLKKKDEELSSALEKMESQSENNDIDEVIIPTAPLYKQILNLYAEENAIEDTIFYFGEALRRGVIDLEVFLKHVRLLSRKQFQLRALMQKARKTAGLSDLY comes from the exons ATGGCGTTCTCCGAGAgccagctgaagaaaatgctcGCCAAG TACAAGTACAGAGACCTCACCATACAGGAGACAAACAGCGTCATTTCTCAGTACAAGGACCTCAAACCTGTTATGGATTCATATG tttttaatgacGGCTCATCTAGAGAGTTGATGAGCCTCAGTGGAACCATTCCTGTGCCTTACAGAG GTAACATATACAATATCCCCATTTGCTTGTGGCTGCTGGACACCTACCCTTTCAACCCCCCAATCTGTTTTGTTAAACCCACTAGCTCAATGACAATAAAAACTGGGAAGCATGTTGATGCTAATGGAAAGATCTACCTTCCTTATCTGCATGAGTGGAAATAC CCCCAGTCAGACCTGCTGGAACTGATACAAGTGATGATTGTGGTGTTTGCTGAGGAACCTCCAGTCTTTTCTCGGCCCACTGCTTCAGCCAGCTACCCGCCGTACCAGGCAACTGGCCCACCAACCA CTTCCTACGTGCCTGGCATGCCAGGAATATCTCCATATCCGCAAGGAAGCACTGCCAACCCAAG CTTCCCGAGCTATCCTTATCCAGCTGGTGTTCCATTCCCACCTACCACTAATGTTCCATACTACCCATCTCAGCCCCCTGTGACTACTGCTG GACCCAGTAGAGATGGAACTATCAGTGAAGACACCATTCGAGCTTCCCTGATTTCAGCAGTCAGTGACAAACTGAGATGGcggatgaaagaagaaatggatcGTGCTCAAGCTGAACTCAATGCCTTGAAGCGCACAGAAGAGGACCTGAAGAAAGGACACCAGAAACTGGAAGAGATGGTAACTCGCCTGGATCAAGAAGTG GCTGAAGTTGACAAGAACATTGAACTTCTCAAAAAGAAGGATGAGGAGCTCAGTTCTGCCttagagaaaatggaaagtcAATCAGAAAATAACGACATAGATGAAGTTATCATTCCTACAGCACCACTTTACAAGCAGATCCTGAACTTATACGCAGAGGAAAATGCAATTGAAGACACCATCTTTTATTTTGGGGAAGCACTAAGGCGTGGAGTGATAGATCTAGAAGTCTTTTTAAAG CATGTACGTCTTCTGTCTCGCAAGCAGTTCCAGCTGAGAGCATTAATGCAGAAAGCAAGGAAGActgctggactcagtgatctctacTAA
- the TSG101 gene encoding tumor susceptibility gene 101 protein isoform X1, translating to MAFSESQLKKMLAKYKYRDLTIQETNSVISQYKDLKPVMDSYVFNDGSSRELMSLSGTIPVPYRGNIYNIPICLWLLDTYPFNPPICFVKPTSSMTIKTGKHVDANGKIYLPYLHEWKYPQSDLLELIQVMIVVFAEEPPVFSRPTASASYPPYQATGPPTTSYVPGMPGISPYPQGSTANPSSFPSYPYPAGVPFPPTTNVPYYPSQPPVTTAGPSRDGTISEDTIRASLISAVSDKLRWRMKEEMDRAQAELNALKRTEEDLKKGHQKLEEMVTRLDQEVAEVDKNIELLKKKDEELSSALEKMESQSENNDIDEVIIPTAPLYKQILNLYAEENAIEDTIFYFGEALRRGVIDLEVFLKHVRLLSRKQFQLRALMQKARKTAGLSDLY from the exons ATGGCGTTCTCCGAGAgccagctgaagaaaatgctcGCCAAG TACAAGTACAGAGACCTCACCATACAGGAGACAAACAGCGTCATTTCTCAGTACAAGGACCTCAAACCTGTTATGGATTCATATG tttttaatgacGGCTCATCTAGAGAGTTGATGAGCCTCAGTGGAACCATTCCTGTGCCTTACAGAG GTAACATATACAATATCCCCATTTGCTTGTGGCTGCTGGACACCTACCCTTTCAACCCCCCAATCTGTTTTGTTAAACCCACTAGCTCAATGACAATAAAAACTGGGAAGCATGTTGATGCTAATGGAAAGATCTACCTTCCTTATCTGCATGAGTGGAAATAC CCCCAGTCAGACCTGCTGGAACTGATACAAGTGATGATTGTGGTGTTTGCTGAGGAACCTCCAGTCTTTTCTCGGCCCACTGCTTCAGCCAGCTACCCGCCGTACCAGGCAACTGGCCCACCAACCA CTTCCTACGTGCCTGGCATGCCAGGAATATCTCCATATCCGCAAGGAAGCACTGCCAACCCAAG CAGCTTCCCGAGCTATCCTTATCCAGCTGGTGTTCCATTCCCACCTACCACTAATGTTCCATACTACCCATCTCAGCCCCCTGTGACTACTGCTG GACCCAGTAGAGATGGAACTATCAGTGAAGACACCATTCGAGCTTCCCTGATTTCAGCAGTCAGTGACAAACTGAGATGGcggatgaaagaagaaatggatcGTGCTCAAGCTGAACTCAATGCCTTGAAGCGCACAGAAGAGGACCTGAAGAAAGGACACCAGAAACTGGAAGAGATGGTAACTCGCCTGGATCAAGAAGTG GCTGAAGTTGACAAGAACATTGAACTTCTCAAAAAGAAGGATGAGGAGCTCAGTTCTGCCttagagaaaatggaaagtcAATCAGAAAATAACGACATAGATGAAGTTATCATTCCTACAGCACCACTTTACAAGCAGATCCTGAACTTATACGCAGAGGAAAATGCAATTGAAGACACCATCTTTTATTTTGGGGAAGCACTAAGGCGTGGAGTGATAGATCTAGAAGTCTTTTTAAAG CATGTACGTCTTCTGTCTCGCAAGCAGTTCCAGCTGAGAGCATTAATGCAGAAAGCAAGGAAGActgctggactcagtgatctctacTAA
- the LOC107314688 gene encoding L-lactate dehydrogenase A chain gives MSLKDHLIHNVHKEEHAHAHNKISVVGVGAVGMACAISILMKDLADELTLVDVVEDKLKGEMLDLQHGSLFLKTPKITSGKDYSVTAHSKLVIVTAGARQQEGESRLNLVQRNVNIFKFIIPNVVKYSPDCKLLIVSNPVDILTYVAWKISGFPKHRVIGSGCNLDSARFRHLMGERLGIHPLSCHGWIVGEHGDSSVPVWSGVNVAGVSLKALHPDMGTDADKEHWKEVHKQVVDSAYEVIKLKGYTSWAIGLSVADLAETIMKNLRRVHPVSTAVKGMHGIKEEVFLSVPCVLGSSGITDVVKMILKPDEEEKIKKSADTLWGIQKELQF, from the exons ATGTCTCTCAAGGATCATCTCATCCACAATGTCCACAAAGAGGAGCACGCTCATGCCCACAATAAGATCAGCGTGGTTGGTGTGGGTGCAGTTGGAATGGCTTGTGCCATCAGCATCCTGATGAAG GACTTGGCAGATGAACTTACCCTTGTTGATGTTGTGGAGGATaagctgaaaggagaaatgcttGATCTCCAGCATGGCAGCCTCTTCCTCAAAACACCAAAGATTACATCTGGCAAAG attacAGCGTGACTGCACACTCCAAACTGGTCATTGTCACTGCTGGTGCCCGTCAGCAAGAAGGAGAAAGCCGTCTTAACTTGGTCCAACGCAATGTCAATATCTTCAAATTCATCATTCCCAATGTTGTGAAGTACAGTCCTGACTGCAAGCTGCTGATCGTCTCAAACCCAG TGGATATTTTGACCTATGTGGCCTGGAAGATCAGTGGCTTTCCTAAACACCGTGTTATTGGTAGTGGCTGCAATCTGGACTCGGCCCGTTTCCGCCACCTCATGGGAGAAAGGCTGGGCATCCATCCTCTGAGCTGCCACGGGTGGATTGTTGGAGAGCACGGAGACTCCAGTG TGCCTGTCTGGAGCGGAGTGAATGTTGCTGGTGTCTCCCTCAAGGCTCTCCATCCAGACATGGGAACTGATGCAGACAAGGAGCACTGGAAGGAGGTTCACAAGCAGGTGGTGGACAG TGCCTATGAGGTCATCAAACTGAAGGGGTACACATCATGGGCGATTGGCCTTTCTGTGGCGGATCTAGCTGAAACTATTATGAAGAACTTAAGAAGGGTGCACCCAGTCTCTACAGCTGTTAAG GGCATGCatggaataaaagaagaagTCTTCCTAAGTGTTCCTTGTGTACTGGGCAGCAGCGGCATCACTGATGTAGTGAAGATGATCCTGAAACCTgatgaagaggagaaaataaagaagagtgCAGATACACTCTGGGGAATTCAGAAAGAACTACAGTTTTAA